Below is a genomic region from Primulina eburnea isolate SZY01 chromosome 9, ASM2296580v1, whole genome shotgun sequence.
ATGAGTCTGTGGCCATGCTTGTCTTTCTTCTGGTGTTGTCTCATATGCCTTAGAGATCAGTCTTGCCCTTCCTCCACCGTCGGCCTAGTCCCCAGCAAAGACAGTATTATCCGTTAAGATCTGATGTCACTCTTTTATGGCCAACTTAACCAACCAGATCAAACGACGCAACATCAGCAGCTTGACGCATGAGAACTTCCCAGGACGTAACCTATCCCAGTAATACACTCACTCATACACGCTTAACCCAACATTCCTCCCCCAATAAGTATAGAAATATGCTTCTTGGGAAGCTTGAACTCATGACCTCGCTCTGATAACAATTGTTAGGATCCAGCGCTTACCACTaggccaaaagctatagctataAGCCAAGATGTAACTTTATTTCCTTATACTTATGGCAACCCAGAGTGCACCTACTTGGGTACTAATGGGTCGGGCTGTTAGGCCCATGAGTCCGGGGACGTGCGTGTCTATTTGCTGGTGCTGTATCATATCTCTTATAGATACGTTTTACCCTTCCTCCACCGTCGGCTCTGTCCCCAGTAGAGATAGTTTTATCCGTTAAGATCTGATGTCACTCTTTCACAACCCACTTAGCCAACCAGATCAAGCGGCGCAACGTCAGCAGCTTGATGCATTATAATTTCCCAAAAGGTTACTCATCCCAGTACTACTCTCACTATGTACGTTTAACCCAACATCGGGGTAACTTCTTCTTACATGGGGTTTCCTCGGTGGGTATATGGCTAGTGAAAATCTTGACTTCCCCTACCGAGGAGGCCCATCTCCTAAGCCTCGGTCCCCTTTGTATATTTATTTTGACCTCCAGGACCAGCCTTGTACTCCTTTCCTATTGTGTCAATAAAATTCTCTCTTTTCAATTATGTTTGGCTTTCTCTTTTCTCTTTGCTCTTTGCTATTTATAACTCAAACTAAGAAGTAGACCAAACCAAAACGTGCATACTCCTTATGGGTTAAAAAATGCTCTAAGTGTTGAGAAGTGGTTGGTCCTTCAAGGCTGGACTGATAAAGTCCGGAAACTTTGATTAATAACTACGTCTTCAAAGATTATAAAACATTTCTaggtttttggaaaaaaaattgagtTGGTTTGAACACAGGGTAAATATTAATCGCAAATCCTTATGAGGCCTGATATCTTCATGATTCAGATAAGATAAAGGGTTGGGGCCTTATAACATCCGAGGTTGGGATAGAAACTGGAGTCTCATGTCTCACGGACTATACCAGATAAAGTGTCATGAACTCGTAACTCCTGGACTTTAGATAGGAAACTGGGGCTTCATGCCTCCTGGACCTATATAGAATTCCATATATATTGAACGAAGAAAAAAAACTTCATTGATACTTGGATTATCAGTACAACTTATGAAcaatatttctttaaatttaaaaagttcCAGGGCCTTCTGAGGGACTGACCCTGGCCATTCTCTAGATATAATACCCACAAATTGATCTTCTAAATCACTTTGTAAGGTCCTTCCCATTGAACTTTTATTTTTCCCATGTTCCTGGCTAGGTTAGCTTTCTTTAGGACTAAATCACCAACCCAAAAATCCCAGGGTCGGACCCGATTGTTGTAGTCTCACATGACTCAGCTTCGATAGGCCTCCATTCTTGTGACATCCATTTCTCTTCTTTCTTCCACAATTTCCACCTCTTGAGCCCGGGGTTCATTATTCCCTTCTGGATAGGCTTCTATCCAACTGAAGTTTTCCCTATTTCGGTGGGTTACACAATCTCATAGCCATAAAGAAAACTGGAAGTAGTTTCTTCAGTGACAGTCCGCGGAATAGTTCAACAGGCCCATAGAACACTCAATATTTCTTCTACCAAATCTTTCCCAACTCCTTGCAATCTGGATCTTAAGGCGGCTTGAATAATGGTGCGGTTGATGACTTCGGTCTGCCCATTAGCTTGTGGGTAGGCAACCGAAGTAAATGACTATTAAATCTTCATTTTTTCACCAAGTTATCAACTTTCTTTCCTAAAACTGTCCTCCATTGTCAGATATCAACTTCCTTGGCAGTCCAAATCGGCACACCATGTTTTTCCACAATAATTTCAACACCTCTCTTCTATGATTTTGCCCAAGGGCTTGACTTATGCCCACTTAGAGAAATAATCAACTGCAACCAACAAGAACTTCTTTTGTGCTCGGGCTATCAAAAAGGGTCCCACAATATCCAGACCCTACTGATTGAAAGGACATGACATTTGAATAGGTTTCATGGTTGAGACCAGGCTTTCATGAAAATCGCCATGCCACAAGCATCCTTCATAAGATCGGACCACTCGGACGACATCCAAGTTCATAATAGACCACCAAAATCTTGCTAACAATGCTTTACTAGTTAGCGACAAAGATCCAATGTGGTCCCCACAACACCCTCTTGAATTTCTCTAAGTATATACTTGGATTTCTACCTGGCCAAGCATTTGAATATTGAGCCTTGCTAGGATCGTCGATATAACACTCTATTCAATACCACAAAACTAGGGGCCCGTCTTTTGACTTTTGAGCTTGGCTAAGATTATCGTGAAACTTAGCAGTCAGGATGTATTCAAGCAGGGGAGTTATCCATGTGTCATCCTGAGGAACCAAAGAACCAATTTCTATCATAGATACGGGCTCTATTTGATGAACAATACACATTTCCCTTACCTCGATTAGATGGAATGCCAATTTGTCCAAGGTATCGACTTTTGTATTATATTCTCTTGGAATCTGCTCCACACTCTAGTTTCTAAAGCTTTCTCACAACTCTTGAATAGTCGTCATATATTTCATTAGTCTTTCTTCCATGACTTCACAAGATCCCTTCATATGTTGAGTAACCAACTGAATCTGAGTAAATGATGACCCAAGTGGCTCCTGATATTCGAGCTGCTTTCATCCCGGTTATACATATTCATCTTCAATATTTGAAGCTCGAAAATCCAACCGTACGACAACTTTAATCTTCTCCCCACTTGGAGAGATTAGAACAACTTCTGCACCACTGCGTTTTTAGCTGGTGACACCATATACAAATATCCTCCGTATTTTTACCTACCCGAGTTGAGTCATATCGGTCAGGAAGTCTGAGAGGGCTTGAGATTTAATACTAGTCCTTGGTTGATGCTCAGTATCATACTCTCCTTACTCCACCACCCATTTTACCATTCGCTGAAATATCAAGGTTGATCGTGATTCTTCTGATTGGACTGTTGTTGAGGACAACAATAGGATGTGACAAAAAAAAGGATCTTAACTTTCTCATGGTGATTACCAGGGCCACGACTACCTTCTCGAGCTCAGTTTATCTCAATTCGAGTCCTCTGAGGGTGTGACTAACATAGTAGACATACTTTTGATAAGATCATTCTTCTCGGATAAGGATTGAGCTGACAACATGCTCGGTTGAGGACAACTAAACCCACAACTTCTCTCCTGGCTCGGGATTGGATGGTTAGCCCGGCTCGATAAATTTTCGAACCTGGAAGGCTTGTTCAGACTTATCATTCATCCAAAATTTTTGGTCTTTCTCAATACTTGAAAGAAGAGATAACTACAATGTGCCAATATAGGAATGAATAAAAACATAGCAACGATCCTTCATGTAAGCATATGCACTTTCTTCACAGATTTAGGGGAAATCGTTTCCAAGATAGCTCTTAACTTCTCTAGGTTGACCTCAATCCCCCTCTCGCTCACCATGAACCCGATAAATTTGCCACTCTAACACAAATGTACACTTGAATGGATTTGATTTTATCTCATATTCTCTAAGAGTCCAGAATTTCTACTCGAGATCTGGGATGAAACAAGATTTCTCTCTAGATTTAACAAAAATATCATCTACTTATACCTCAATGTTTCTCTCGGCTTGTTTCTCAAATACATTATCAATCAACCGCTGATAAGTGGCTCCTGAATTCTTCAATCCATGCATCATTATTGTATAACAGAATGTACCGCCCGAAGCTGACCTTGTTTGATCTTCTCGGGCCAAAGGGATTTTGTGGTACCCCTGATAGGCAATCATGAAAAAAAGCAACTCATACCCTGCAGTGGAATCCACCAACTGATTGATCCAGGGCAAGAGGCAACAATCTTTGGGGAAAGCATCATTTAGGTCCCTGAAGTCCACACAAATTCTCCATTTGTTAGTGACTTTTAGGACCATGATCACATTTGAGAGCCAAGTAGGGAACTGTACTTCTCGGATGTGCCTGGCCTTAAGAAATTCTTGCACATGCTCAGCTATTACCCTGTCTTTCTCGGGCCCAAAATGCCTTCTCTTCTGCATCATAGGTCGGGAACCCAGGATAATGTTTAATTTGTTTTAGAAACATAGACCGGTATCCTGACCAGACTGAGGGAGAACACACAAAAGTGTTTTCATTTCTCTGTAAACAAGCCAACAACTTGATCCAGATAGATGTTTCAAGATCTCAGGCCACTTTGGTAGTTTTCTTGAGGTGACTAGGAACCCGATCCACTTCTTCCAACTATTCCTCCATCACAGTGTGCACCTCCCCAATCGAATGCACTTATTCTTTCCCACCCTGATGTTATTCAACTCCCTCTTTGTTCTCTTCTTTTCCATTCGGACTGTCTCAGCATAGCATTTTCTATGAGGATGGTTGATCTCCTCGGACTTCTCCTACTCTGTTTCCCACATGAGTTTGATTTTTTGACGGTAAGTTGAGGCAACGACCATGATGACATTCATGGTTGGCCTCCCCAAAATGATGTTATATGAGGAGGGCGCACTGACCATTATGAAAAGCTGACACGATTGAGTTTCACAAGTCCTCGATTTTGAGGCTTGACGATCCATACTTGTGACCCAGATTCGATGCATGTCCTGAGATGTTCGTGTAATTTTCATGATGTAAGGGCACATACAAGTTCTCTTATCCATTATCTTAGCCTTTTTACACAGCATGGATTAGGCTGGGATCCAGGGGCGGAGGGAGACTTGTGGCCAACTGGGCTGTAGCCGGGTGGcccaatttttattattttttgtatgTGTCAGTTTTTGTCCAGCCCAGGtggtcaaaaaaatatttttttttagtatGTTCTATTTTTTGTCCAGCCCAGGTCCAAATTACATAAGCCCATGCTCCAAAGTCCAATTGTTTGATATTGtccaaaggaaaaaaaattgaagatgCTTACAGAAGCTGGGAAGCAAACCCTCCTCCCAATTCCCAACCCGTCGTGTCCCTCATCTCCTCTCCCAGCATCAGCCATTCAGCCGTGAGCCGCCGCGCCACCTTATCCTGGATTTCCAACCACCGTTGCGAGAGCAGCCTCGATTTAGGTATGTGTTCGATACTTCGATATATCATGTTTTGGATAAATAAATGTAATGACTTTTGTTGTTGCTTCAGATTTTCAATTCCCGAGTTTGGAATTCTCTCTGATGAATTTGAAGTGGTTCCTTTCTTTGAATATTAACTAATAATATTTCAGTTCGTTAACTTACTGGAAGTTATAAAATGTACTTGTGTTCAAGCTTCCACGAAGCATTCAAGCTTATGCAGGTTTAGTACGATGTTAAACttgtaaaaattattattaattatatcaaatcaattaattattgcaCAATAACAGATAAAAAAATTTTCAGAGTAATTTTCAAATTTAGAATCTGATGCCTCGGCATTTGACAATGCTGCCTTTTCCTTTTGTTGTATTGAGGTTAAATTTGAATATGAGTATGGAAACGTTGTTTGGACAGATCTTTTCGTTCCCTACTTTCATCTTACTTAAACAATGGTTGTCCACTTAACTAGCGTGCCCACGTGAGAGTAAGGCCTCTCTTGTGGAAGCAGTGACCTTTCAGCTAGCCAATAAACCCTTCAATTGAATCACCGATGATGGTTGCTACTATTTTATTTGCAatacttattttatttattgaattttcACTTTCTATGTACTCTATAGTATTTGGTTGTAAtccaaatttaataattttgtttatattagGTCATTTTAATGTCAAATCAAGAGAGagagatgaaaaaaaaaaatttatcattCTTTCAGCTAACAACTGATAATCCTTCATCATCTGATCGAGACTCATGCATCCATTAATATTGAGGAGCCCAGACCTTCTTCTAAATCtaaaaaatttgtgtttgacaaaacttccCTTGAACGAGATCCTGGATTGTGTATTTCGATATTGCAACATCCTGTTAATTATCGTGATGAAATTAGACGAGATTATATCAAAATAGGGCTATATCAACCTAAATTGTCGGAATACCAACGATCTGAATCAGGAACGCATCATCGTCGATTTCAATATACATGGTTTAAAAAGTTTCCAGAGTTAGAGTGCTCTCTTTCGAAGGATGCATTATTTTGTTTTCCGTGCTATCTTTTTGAATTAAGTGAAGCACAACAATCTGCATTTACAATTGAAGGGTTTAAAAGTTGGAAACGCGTTAATGATGGAGCAAAGTGTGTTTTTTTGTCTCATATGGGAAATTCTAAATCGACACACAATAAATCTTCAAAATCTGTTGTTGATTTGATGAATGCcactaagcatatagatgtaGTTATGAATCGAGAAACTTCtgaacatattcaaaaaaaTCGGTTAAGGCTTGCATCAACAGTTGAGTATGTCCATTGTCTTAGTTTGCAAGGATGTGGATTGAGAGGTCATGATGAATCTTCATATTCCCAAAATCGTAGTAATTTCATTGAGATGTTAAAACTATTGGGGAAATGGAATGCTAGTATTGAAGATGTTGTTTTAGACAAGGCTCCGGGAAATGCAAGATATACCTCACCAGAAGTTCAAAAAGAAATCTTGCATATTATTGGGAACGGAGTCAGAAATAAAATTCGTGATGAAATTGGAGATTCTAAGTTTTGTATTTTGGTGGATGAAGCGAAAGATGTATCTAACAAAGAACAGATGACTATAATTTTGAGATTTGTTAATGCTCATGGTTTTCTGCGAAAGCATTTTTTTCAAATTGTGAGTGTTATGACACCAGAGCTGCAACACTcaagaaagaaatatgtgatgtCCTCACTATATATAATCTAGAAATTCATAATATGCGAGGTCAAGGGTATGATGGTGCTAGTAACACGAGTGGTGTTTTTAATGGATTGCAAGCTTTATTTAAAGATTGCCCCTATGCATATTATACATTGTTTTGCCCATCGACTCCAACTAGCATTAGTTGCAGCAGCTGATAAATAGATCTCTATATggcttttcttttcaaatatgaCGACTATTGTCAATCTTGTTACATGTTCTTCCCAGCGCAATGCTGAGTTACAATCTTAACAAGTTAATGAAATTGCACGTTCTGTTGTTCCCAATAAACGCGAGACTGGGCAATGAGCTAATCAGATTGGTACTTTGCATCGAGCAGGTACTACTCGTTGGAGCTCCCATTTTGATTCTATTTGCAGTTTGATAGATATGTATGATGCAACTATTAATGTGTTCGAAAACATTATCATTGATGGCACCTCTACATAAATGCACGGGGAAGCTGGTGGTTCATTAATAGTGATGAAGTCTtttgatttcatttttattttgcattTGATGCATAAAATTATGGGGATCACAAATTTACTTTGTCGTGCCTTGCAACAAAAATCTCTTGATATCATAAGTGCAATGGATTTGGTCTCTACGACTAAAGAATTTTCCTGAGATTGAGAAATGATGGTTTTGATATTCTTCTTTCGTATGTAAAATCATTTTGCACAAGATTGGATGTCGATGCACCGGAGTTGAGTTCTCATTATAAGCATTCTACTCGTTCATGCAAGAAAAAGGATACCATCACAGTTGAACATCGCTTTCATTATGTTTTATTTAATGTTGCAATAGATTTTCAGATGGAAGAGTTAAACTCTAGATTCAGTGATGAGACGGTTGAACTTCTAATTCTCAGCTTTGCTTTGGATCCAAAAGATAATtttaaatggttcaaaattGACAAGATTTGTACTCTCGCTGAGAAGTGTTATCCCGAGGACTTCACTGAACAGGAAATGCATCATTTGAGGTGACAGCTACAACATTTTGAGCTCGATGTAGCTTGTCATGAAGATTTTCAGAAAATGTCtaatatatcagaattgtgtcgaggcttatttgaaataaaaaagttGCAACATTATAATTTGATTGACAAGTTGATCCGTCTAGTTTTAACTTTGCTTGTTTCCAGGCAACTACGGAGCGTGCATTTTCGGATATGAAACGTGTTAAAACAATTCTTCGTAATAAAATGGGAGATTGTTTTTTGACAGATTCTATGATTATCTACATTGAGAGATAGTTTTCTTCAAATATAGACTCAGATTCTATAATTGATGAATATTATACTTCGAAGAATCGTAGATCACAGCTTCAATAATAAGATTATGTCTATACAGATTATCTTTGTACATTttagtttaaaaatatttaatttaatcatCTAACATTAAATGAATGATTTTAGAGATATTCATTTTATTTGATCTTCATTAATATTTCTTGTAGGATGATGGAAATATAATATTACATCGTCAATGTTTTGTCGGTTTCTGAATCTTACGAGTTCAATAACCAAAATTTTGAAGATCTTGTTAATGAGAAACCTTTTGAGACTAAGATGAACATGTATTATAGTTATGATTTTAATTGTTATAGATTATTctgttttttgttaaaaaatttaGTCCGAGTAGATTTCAAATCTTGGCTCCGCCACTGCTGGGACCCAGGCACACTTTGCTCCATATATtgcttt
It encodes:
- the LOC140840851 gene encoding uncharacterized protein; this translates as MGNSKSTHNKSSKSVVDLMNATKHIDVVMNRETSEHIQKNRLRLASTVEYVHCLSLQGCGLRGHDESSYSQNRSNFIEMLKLLGKWNASIEDVVLDKAPGNARYTSPEVQKEILHIIGNGVRNKIRDEIGDSKFCILVDEAKDVSNKEQMTIILRFVNAHGFLRKHFFQIMEELNSRFSDETVELLILSFALDPKDNFKWFKIDKICTLAEKCYPEDFTEQEMHHLR